From Erigeron canadensis isolate Cc75 chromosome 5, C_canadensis_v1, whole genome shotgun sequence:
CGCATGCAAGGAAATAAACAACTATACGAAGATGATACTGAGGTTGACTGGTCCTCATGGGTCGACACAGATATATCCGAAGATGAACTGGAAGATCTAGACTATGTGCTCCCGGAAGATGTTAGAGAGACTTCAATTTCCACTTTGGTTTCTAGAGAATATAATCTTCGGCATCGCCGTTACTAAGTTGAAGACTATGCAAGTTTTGAGGTAAGATGAACATATATCTTTTCACTATGAGATTATTGAGTTTCACTTATATGATTGCATACACAGACACATAAGACGACACATCTTATAGAATATAattgttttacttttattattgcATTATTTTCTGtcaataagttaataacattaGAACCTCGTAGGAATACTTTGTTCACGCTTGAAAAAGTTACCAGGATCAACCATTGTCTTCACCTTTACCAGTTTGTTAAAATTGTTTCCAAAGTAATTTGGACCCCAAGTACTACTTGCTTCTGCATAGGTTTTACCGGCTCCTAAATCTAGATCGTCATAATTCAAATAAGCTCTTCTAGGAGAGCTGGAAACGTAAGCAGCCATGTAATTGTATAAGTTTCTAATCCAACTTATATGTGGCGATGTTGCATCACCATCCCACGCAACCACATATTCAATCATATACAATGATCCAAGTCTGTGTGGGAATGGGATTGCTGATTCTGGAATCTCATCCATCTTTCCTCCATATGGGGTTAGCACCAAAAGTGCCATTCCAGCTTCAATTTTGTCATTATAAAACCCCCATATCCCTTCAAACCcatcttcagaaataggatgtgCTGCGAAATCTGATTTTGCTTTAATAGAATTTTTTGGCAGGGCGGTTCTATTAAGTAGAATCTCTACAGGCTCTCCATTTGTGAAACCAGCACCATTTACCACTGATTCAATCCAGCTCATTTCAGTACAGTCTTCTCTTTTCAGACCCAATTCTGGGAATTCTTCTTGCATAAGTGGAAGTAATCTGTCGATTCCACCGAGGAAAACGGTATCAAAAGTTGCCCGAATTGTTCGGTTTCCTGTGTTTGGGTTGACAACGCTGAACATTAGGACTCTAATGTCAAGATTTTTGTCGGTTTTTGGTGCAACATATTGCCATTTTTGGATtattttggttaagttttgtTCCAAGGTTCTATCAATTGCGAACACGGTCACCACTTTTGGAACCGGAACTAGCTTTATCTTCCATGAAAGAATAATTCCAAAGCTAGAACCTCCCCCTCCTCTAATAGCCCAGAAAAGATCCTCGCCCATTGATTTTCTATCAAGAATCTTGCCATGTACATTGATGAATTGTGCATCAATGACATTATCAGCTGCAAGACCATATTTTCTCACCATTGCACCATACCCGCCTCCACTAATGTATCCACCGAGTCCTAACGCATAGCAGATACCTCCCGGGAATCCAAGAGTTTGACTATTCTGTGCAATTGCATAGTAAAGTTCACCTAAAGTTGCACCAGCTTGAACCCAAGCAGTTGCAGTTTTCATATCAACTGTGATGGATCTTAGATTTATAAGATCAAGGATCACAAACGGAACTTGTGAAACATAAGACAACCCCTCAAAATCATGGCCTCCACTACGAGTTCGGATCTCCAATCCGTGCTTCTTGGAGCAGTAAATGGTTGTTTGAATTTGTGATTCATCAACTGGTGTAACTACAAAAAGAGGTTTTGGGATTGATGGTGATGTGAATCTTAAGTTGTTTATTGTAAATTGCAAAATTGATGTGTATGAAGAGTTATTCGGGCTGTAAATAACTTGTGAAATCGAAGTGGAGTTATCGGAATTGAAAATTAGGCATTGACGGAAGTCACCATCGGTATTCGTCGACAAAACCTGACCTAGacttaaaaataacaaaatgttaACAGCAAGAATGAGAGTTAACAAAGAATTGAGTGTTTGAATCTTCATTTGCTACTTTTTCCTACAAAAAGAGTTTTCAGAAGCATTCAATATATAGATGTAAACATACTTGATTCTTTCTGCTACTTGTCTCAGGTTAAGTTGACCATCTCCGATAAAGCTGCAACTGGGAAAGATGGAAGTTGAAAAATTGAAGCAACGTGCAACTTGGTATCAAAAAAATCTTTATGTTAAGTTGAGGAATTTTGAAAGCAGCCTCAAGAAAATAGATGTatgctatatataaaaaaagaaagtttgaCTTTCACCAATATCTCTAATCTATATTTAGTGGTCAACTTTGCCCATATAGCTATGCATGGGGAGAATAATGTTGAAAGAAGACTATGACAGATATGGATGGATTGCTTTTGAGATTGTTCAATACTTAAAGAAAGTCAAGGGTATACTCAACTTAAGATATGACTTTTTGGACCATCTTTATTTTGCAATGTTCCTAAGTACTCTCCATAGTCCATATGATATAACAAAAGTGATAGAAGTTTAAACAACTATGCACATCCATAACCCGTAAAAGACTTCATATCGGAACaagcttttttgtttttttgttgtttttttatcaCTGCAATGGATAATAATGTTAAAAAGCATATATCAGTTTTGTCACAAAACTGCGCGGTTTACTACATTTATACTCGTGAAGTTTGAAAGAATTATGTCGATCGTTTCCTAGGTGATAACATTTCATTGTAGTTCAGATTTTTGCAATTGTGCTTTGCATTTTAAATGGGTGACCAAAATATTGAAATAGTAATGGTGGTGTTTTGCTCCATTCAACTGAGACAATAGAACAGCAATAATATTCTCGTGTAAACAAAACACTAAAACAAGATAGGAATTGCATCTTTATAGATAGCACATTTGAATTGTAAAGAATCGAAAACAATAAGAGCCTACTGAAAATACCTAGATATGTAAATCTTCCGAAAAAATTGAAGCACACTGCTTATACATAAACTGTTAGATACAGTGCCAAACATAGCATATGAACGTCCCTGCTAGCCTCGCGACTTATTAACTTGAGTATGAACATGCCTCACTATATTTATCAAGTGGAATTTTGGGATATTTGTCGATTTTTAACTAGTTTAAAGTTCGTCACGTTAAAAaacagggaaaaaaaaaggttgccTCTCGTCTATCTTCAGTGATCATCAGATAACAAAAGTGCATCAATCCAAAATCCTCTTCTTCTAATTGTTCAACAACATTTGGAACCTTCAAAGATTTTTTAAACCAAGAAAGACACATCAAACTCTGTCATTCTTGTTTTCGGATTCGGGTCAAGTAATTTTTGAATTATTCCTATCCAATCCGGGTACACCACTTCACGTTGGTAAATTTTTCTTATCATATTTGGAATATTACTGCCATCAAACGGTAAATAACCAACTAAAAGGTTAAAATTACCCCACATGACCACGCATCCGCTTGAGATCCGTCGTATCCTTTGCCACGTAGGATCTCCGGCGCCGTAAAAGCCGAAGTTCCACACGCGGTATGTAACAACCCGTCTTTTTTAGATTCTACTAAAGCCGAAAAACCAAAATCCGATATTTTAAGATTATCGTTTTTATCGAGTAAAAGATTTTGCGGTTTTATATCACGGTGAGCGACGCCGTTTTGATGACAAAAATGTAACGCCGAAacaagagatggtggcggtttgatacggtacgggctccgcccttgttGCCGGCGCCGGCGGCGTGGATAGAAGAGGAAAAAGACATATCTAGAtcgtggtggtgatggtggtcgcCGTCGCCTTCGCCAAAGGATGATGACGGTGATCgtagatggtggtggtggtggtggtgatggtggtggtggtggtcggagatggtaaattggtaatggtggtgatggcggtgGTAGTAGTCggagatggtgatggtggtggccggagatggTGCTGGCCAGAAATGAAAGTGGTGGCCGGAGAGAAAGGCGGAAAGAGAAGAGAGGATATTTAACCCTAGCAATCAGATCAATAAAATGAATGGCTAGgatttattttatagttttcacaaaaattaagtttgtaaatgaacatttcacaatATGCTAATAAATGCTTAAAGTTATTATTCGGATGTTTGATAATCATTACCAACGGAAATTAGATTTTTGGATAACCATGATATGATTCTTGAAATATGT
This genomic window contains:
- the LOC122600668 gene encoding berberine bridge enzyme-like 15; translated protein: MKIQTLNSLLTLILAVNILLFLSLGQVLSTNTDGDFRQCLIFNSDNSTSISQVIYSPNNSSYTSILQFTINNLRFTSPSIPKPLFVVTPVDESQIQTTIYCSKKHGLEIRTRSGGHDFEGLSYVSQVPFVILDLINLRSITVDMKTATAWVQAGATLGELYYAIAQNSQTLGFPGGICYALGLGGYISGGGYGAMVRKYGLAADNVIDAQFINVHGKILDRKSMGEDLFWAIRGGGGSSFGIILSWKIKLVPVPKVVTVFAIDRTLEQNLTKIIQKWQYVAPKTDKNLDIRVLMFSVVNPNTGNRTIRATFDTVFLGGIDRLLPLMQEEFPELGLKREDCTEMSWIESVVNGAGFTNGEPVEILLNRTALPKNSIKAKSDFAAHPISEDGFEGIWGFYNDKIEAGMALLVLTPYGGKMDEIPESAIPFPHRLGSLYMIEYVVAWDGDATSPHISWIRNLYNYMAAYVSSSPRRAYLNYDDLDLGAGKTYAEASSTWGPNYFGNNFNKLVKVKTMVDPGNFFKREQSIPTRF